The Candidatus Terasakiella magnetica genome has a segment encoding these proteins:
- a CDS encoding substrate-binding periplasmic protein, which produces MCNFRAILLLCLSFVLFAGQSVQAGNLEGKTIRFCGDGSGWPPYTYANPNKPDEVLGYDVDVITEILAKHNVKAEFFMPSWKQCLEHSEKGKVFHVALSASYSEERDAKYLLSDAYYSITQNYFYAKSRFEKKPDIKTADDLFKLGKVCGRYAYNYEGTGVMKNSQIVQAGKSYNALIMRTLSSDCAFFLARPSIILGFSLVGKKLIDPLVIGYSPIPGAKKDDFYMMISRQFPHAEELRDMINKGVAQMKASGRLQDILDHYYQEMGSKV; this is translated from the coding sequence ATGTGTAACTTCAGGGCAATTTTACTGTTGTGCCTGTCCTTTGTTTTGTTTGCAGGGCAGTCAGTACAGGCAGGTAACTTAGAAGGCAAGACCATCCGTTTTTGCGGGGACGGGTCTGGCTGGCCGCCTTACACATATGCCAATCCAAATAAGCCTGATGAAGTGCTTGGCTATGACGTGGATGTCATTACTGAAATTTTGGCAAAACATAATGTGAAGGCAGAGTTTTTCATGCCGTCATGGAAGCAGTGCCTTGAACATAGTGAAAAGGGCAAAGTTTTTCATGTGGCTTTAAGCGCGTCTTATAGTGAAGAGCGGGATGCCAAATATCTGCTAAGTGATGCGTATTATAGCATTACGCAGAATTACTTTTATGCCAAAAGCCGTTTTGAGAAAAAACCGGATATTAAAACAGCGGATGACCTTTTTAAATTGGGTAAAGTCTGCGGACGTTATGCCTATAACTATGAAGGCACTGGTGTGATGAAGAACAGCCAGATTGTGCAGGCGGGGAAATCCTATAACGCCCTGATTATGCGCACGCTCAGTAGTGATTGTGCTTTTTTCCTCGCACGTCCCAGCATCATTCTTGGTTTTAGTCTGGTTGGAAAAAAACTGATCGATCCCTTGGTTATTGGCTATTCCCCCATTCCCGGTGCGAAAAAAGATGACTTCTATATGATGATTTCACGCCAGTTTCCCCATGCTGAAGAATTACGTGATATGATCAATAAAGGGGTTGCCCAGATGAAGGCGAGCGGGCGCTTGCAAGACATTCTGGATCATTATTATCAGGAAATGGGCTCTAAGGTTTAG
- a CDS encoding peptidylprolyl isomerase produces the protein MLKRLLLSALIVFGLSFTANAQNTQDFDKENTLFLDLKNGRVVIKMRPDIAPQHVARIKKLTREGFYDGIVFHRVIRGFMAQTGDPTGTGMGGSDYPDLQAEFSNELHKRGTLSMARSSSPHSANSQFFICFKKAAHLDGQYTVWGHVVEGMEFVDRIKKGSSYNGGKVSNPDKIIKLQIAADVK, from the coding sequence ATGTTAAAACGCCTTCTTCTTTCAGCCCTGATTGTCTTTGGGTTAAGCTTCACTGCCAATGCGCAAAACACACAGGATTTTGATAAAGAAAACACTCTTTTTCTTGATCTCAAAAACGGTCGTGTCGTTATTAAAATGCGCCCGGACATTGCGCCCCAACATGTGGCCCGCATCAAAAAACTCACCCGTGAAGGTTTTTACGACGGGATTGTGTTTCACCGTGTAATCCGTGGCTTTATGGCGCAAACGGGTGACCCAACCGGAACCGGCATGGGCGGCAGTGACTATCCAGACCTTCAGGCTGAGTTTTCAAACGAGCTGCATAAACGTGGCACGCTTTCTATGGCGCGCTCTTCCAGCCCACATAGTGCCAACAGCCAGTTCTTCATCTGCTTTAAAAAGGCAGCCCATCTTGATGGTCAATATACCGTCTGGGGCCATGTGGTTGAAGGAATGGAGTTTGTAGATCGCATCAAAAAAGGCAGCAGCTATAACGGTGGCAAAGTCAGCAACCCTGACAAAATCATCAAATTACAAATTGCGGCTGATGTGAAATAA
- a CDS encoding peptidylprolyl isomerase produces MVDIKDPENTLYLDLKDGRVTVELRPDLAPNHCARIKELAREGFYDGIVFHRVIDGFMAQSGDPSGTGFGGSGKNIDAEFSAEPHIEGSCSMARSADPNSADSQFFLCFDRAPHLDNQYTFWGQIIDGMEHVHAIKKGSPFDNGSVEDPDAIIKMQVAADVE; encoded by the coding sequence ATGGTCGATATTAAAGATCCCGAAAACACATTGTATCTGGACCTCAAAGATGGTCGCGTAACTGTTGAATTGCGCCCCGACCTTGCCCCAAACCACTGCGCACGCATTAAAGAGCTCGCACGTGAGGGTTTTTACGACGGGATCGTTTTCCACCGTGTCATCGACGGTTTCATGGCCCAATCCGGTGACCCAAGCGGCACGGGCTTTGGTGGCTCTGGTAAAAATATCGATGCTGAATTTTCTGCTGAACCCCATATTGAGGGCTCTTGCTCTATGGCACGCTCGGCTGATCCAAACAGTGCGGACAGCCAGTTCTTCCTGTGTTTTGATCGCGCACCGCATCTGGATAACCAATATACATTTTGGGGCCAGATCATTGATGGTATGGAACATGTTCATGCCATTAAAAAAGGCAGCCCGTTTGATAACGGCTCTGTTGAAGACCCCGATGCCATCATTAAGATGCAAGTTGCAGCAGACGTTGAATAA
- a CDS encoding GGDEF domain-containing protein has product MLDNTKQNDTHACELVGGICKLASCLEGRASASEREEALHEALRLAYKLEGTLNQQNDQITYLDRLAMTDCLTGLLNRRGFQAELHRVLASARRFKETGILAYIDLDDFKEINDTYGHACGDEVLAHVSRIMERMTRETDYIARLGGDEFAILLVRTSWGDGQKCIEKITTELNSISFRWQEHVINLKASMGIQFYDSLSKPKGLMNAADEAMYATKKIRNVKKPDKCTLNAAE; this is encoded by the coding sequence ATGCTTGATAATACAAAACAAAACGATACTCATGCATGTGAACTTGTTGGTGGTATCTGTAAATTGGCAAGCTGTCTTGAGGGGCGTGCATCAGCCAGTGAGCGTGAAGAAGCTTTACATGAAGCCCTCAGGCTTGCTTACAAGCTTGAAGGTACGCTTAACCAGCAAAACGACCAAATTACCTATCTTGATCGTCTCGCCATGACCGATTGCCTCACAGGTCTGTTAAACAGGCGGGGTTTTCAGGCAGAGCTTCACCGGGTGTTAGCCAGTGCGCGCCGTTTTAAAGAAACAGGTATTCTGGCCTATATTGATCTTGATGATTTTAAAGAGATTAATGATACCTACGGTCATGCCTGTGGCGATGAAGTGCTTGCCCATGTGTCGCGCATTATGGAGCGCATGACACGCGAGACAGATTATATTGCACGTCTTGGCGGGGATGAGTTTGCAATTTTGCTTGTACGTACCTCTTGGGGTGATGGTCAAAAATGCATCGAAAAGATCACCACTGAGCTTAATTCAATCAGTTTTCGCTGGCAAGAACATGTCATCAACCTAAAAGCCAGTATGGGCATTCAATTTTATGACAGTCTTTCAAAACCAAAAGGCCTGATGAATGCGGCCGATGAGGCCATGTATGCCACGAAAAAAATCAGAAATGTAAAGAAACCGGATAAATGTACGTTGAACGCTGCGGAATAA
- a CDS encoding EipB family protein: MKKNKTILSVLFSLLAFPLCAGEVELRSHDALYAMKQVRQQGQNWSMLERADGVLRYKFRNTCEGWAVEHHSAMHMDYENNQQAQMTWSYASWESHDGKRLRFRSRMKRNGVINENHKGEARIESDKSVAIYAEPNGRREVMPSGVLFPTSHLLYSLKQAQAGETVFSTPYFDGSGEVADYDVDTVMTRYKGKPLLQVEDQKLEKLPAWDMQLAFHLPQSQSSVAEMEISARYRLDGVSTRLIQDYGDFVLEGKLVELTYMDEPVCD, translated from the coding sequence ATGAAAAAAAATAAGACCATTCTCTCAGTGCTTTTCTCACTGCTTGCTTTTCCTCTTTGTGCAGGGGAGGTGGAATTGCGCTCCCATGATGCCCTTTATGCCATGAAGCAGGTGCGCCAGCAGGGGCAAAACTGGTCAATGTTGGAGCGTGCAGACGGTGTATTGCGCTATAAATTTCGCAATACATGTGAGGGCTGGGCGGTGGAACACCACAGCGCCATGCATATGGATTATGAAAATAACCAACAGGCTCAGATGACATGGAGTTACGCGAGCTGGGAAAGCCATGATGGTAAACGCTTGCGCTTTAGAAGCCGGATGAAACGCAACGGCGTGATTAATGAAAACCATAAAGGCGAAGCGCGCATTGAAAGTGATAAATCAGTTGCGATTTATGCCGAGCCCAATGGACGGCGCGAAGTGATGCCCAGTGGTGTTTTATTTCCCACCTCGCATTTGCTTTATTCCCTAAAACAAGCCCAAGCAGGCGAAACAGTTTTTTCTACGCCCTATTTTGATGGCAGTGGCGAGGTGGCCGATTATGACGTGGATACGGTAATGACGCGTTATAAGGGAAAGCCTTTATTGCAGGTGGAAGATCAAAAGCTTGAGAAACTACCCGCATGGGATATGCAGCTGGCGTTTCACCTTCCTCAAAGCCAAAGCAGCGTTGCAGAGATGGAGATCAGCGCACGGTATCGCCTTGATGGGGTTTCAACACGGCTGATACAGGATTATGGGGATTTCGTATTGGAGGGAAAGCTTGTTGAGCTTACTTATATGGATGAGCCTGTGTGTGACTAA
- a CDS encoding DNA polymerase IV: MSETLPTLCRDCAHSFDDRPESQRCPKCGSVRLLSHPELNELHIAHIDCDSFFATVEKRDNPKIKDKPVVVGGRHRGVVAAACYIARIYGIRSAMPMTRALRLCPDLVVVPPSKDKYGEVGRAVRNLMFEATPLVEPLSIDEAFLDLSGTEALHGGSPARTLVRLIKRIEEEIGITASVGLSYNKSMAKLASDLDKPKGFAILGRAEAKDYLADKPVKMIFGVGAAMEKKLASDGIATIGQLLPYKKIDLMREYGAIGAKLYHFCRAEDERKVTPESETKSISNEHTLDENLHGFEDLKEVLYPICQKISGRMKKAELAGRTVTLKLKTTGFRNISRSRQLPRPTQSGDELYRCSIELLKPLCDGRSYRLIGTGFSMLEDVHQIEPDAPDLFEMAQEQKDQRSAKAIEEIRRKYGGEAIIKGRLL, translated from the coding sequence ATGAGCGAGACCCTTCCTACCCTTTGTCGCGATTGCGCACATAGTTTTGATGATCGACCAGAAAGCCAACGCTGCCCCAAATGTGGCTCCGTGCGCCTGTTGTCTCATCCAGAACTGAACGAGCTTCACATCGCTCATATTGATTGTGACTCCTTTTTCGCCACCGTTGAAAAACGCGACAATCCCAAAATAAAAGATAAACCCGTTGTTGTTGGCGGGCGCCATCGCGGCGTTGTGGCAGCGGCCTGTTATATTGCGCGCATTTACGGCATTCGTTCTGCCATGCCCATGACACGGGCTTTAAGGCTATGCCCAGACCTCGTGGTTGTACCGCCTTCTAAAGATAAATATGGCGAGGTTGGACGTGCCGTGCGCAACCTCATGTTTGAAGCCACCCCCTTGGTGGAGCCGCTTTCTATTGATGAGGCTTTTTTAGACCTCAGCGGAACTGAGGCCCTTCATGGTGGCAGCCCCGCGCGCACCCTTGTGCGCCTGATTAAACGCATTGAAGAAGAAATCGGCATCACTGCTTCTGTGGGGCTAAGCTATAATAAATCTATGGCAAAGCTCGCCTCTGACCTTGATAAACCCAAGGGTTTTGCCATTTTGGGCCGCGCTGAGGCCAAAGACTATCTGGCAGATAAGCCGGTAAAAATGATCTTTGGTGTGGGTGCTGCCATGGAAAAGAAATTGGCCTCTGACGGCATTGCCACCATCGGGCAATTGCTACCCTATAAAAAGATTGATTTGATGCGTGAATATGGGGCAATTGGGGCGAAGCTTTATCATTTTTGCCGGGCTGAAGATGAGCGTAAAGTCACCCCTGAATCTGAAACAAAAAGCATTTCAAACGAACATACATTGGATGAAAACCTGCATGGTTTTGAGGACCTTAAAGAAGTGCTTTATCCCATCTGCCAAAAGATTTCAGGGCGTATGAAAAAGGCAGAACTGGCAGGGCGCACCGTCACCCTGAAGCTCAAGACCACAGGCTTTCGCAATATTTCACGCTCGCGCCAACTTCCCCGCCCCACCCAATCTGGTGACGAGCTATATCGATGTTCCATTGAGTTACTTAAACCGCTTTGTGATGGGCGCAGTTATCGCCTGATCGGCACGGGTTTTTCCATGTTGGAAGATGTCCATCAGATTGAACCGGATGCACCGGACCTGTTTGAAATGGCACAAGAGCAAAAAGATCAACGCTCCGCAAAAGCCATTGAAGAAATTCGCAGAAAATATGGCGGTGAGGCCATTATTAAAGGTCGCTTATTATAA
- a CDS encoding rhodanese-like domain-containing protein — protein sequence MLKSLYVVLIAGLIAFSTSPVSAADVAPEAVVGAETIDVAKAKALHEQEALFVDLRMEEDFNKGHIPGAESMNIAGAFNKDAFELLADQDQIVVFYCYGTGCMRSYTASTRAVGWGYTNIKYFRTGMPAWKEAGHSIESQM from the coding sequence ATGCTTAAATCTTTATACGTTGTTCTTATTGCAGGACTTATCGCCTTTTCAACATCACCTGTAAGTGCAGCCGATGTGGCACCTGAAGCTGTTGTAGGCGCAGAAACCATTGATGTTGCCAAAGCCAAAGCCCTTCATGAACAAGAGGCACTTTTTGTTGACCTTCGTATGGAAGAAGATTTCAACAAAGGCCATATCCCGGGCGCTGAAAGCATGAATATTGCGGGCGCTTTTAATAAAGATGCCTTTGAATTATTAGCCGACCAAGACCAAATCGTTGTGTTTTATTGCTATGGTACAGGCTGCATGCGCTCTTATACGGCAAGCACGCGCGCTGTTGGTTGGGGCTATACAAACATCAAATATTTCCGCACAGGTATGCCAGCTTGGAAAGAAGCGGGCCACTCTATTGAATCCCAGATGTAA
- a CDS encoding ROK family protein translates to MRIGIDLGGTKTEILCLGTSGEELLRKRIPTPQGNYEKTLTSIRDLVLSAEEETGQKGSLGIGIPGTISHKTGLVKNANSIWLIGHPFQKDLSQALDRDVRMSNDANCFALSEATDGAAQDYKNVFGVILGTGTDGGLVVNKQVIDGINGVTGEWGHNSLPWPQAGELPGEDCYCGLQGCIETFISGPALERTFKNICGTAIEAKDISSLPHDISEPVFHVYEDRLARALASIINVFDPDAIVLGGGLSNIDRWYETVPKIWQKWVFGNECDTQLLKATHGDASGVRGAAWLWPEED, encoded by the coding sequence ATGCGAATCGGAATCGACCTTGGTGGAACGAAAACAGAGATTCTTTGTCTCGGCACTTCTGGTGAGGAGCTTTTACGAAAAAGAATCCCCACACCACAGGGAAATTATGAAAAAACCCTCACCTCGATTCGCGACCTTGTCCTGTCTGCTGAAGAAGAAACAGGACAAAAAGGAAGCCTTGGCATCGGCATCCCCGGTACGATTTCCCATAAAACGGGTCTGGTTAAAAATGCCAATTCCATTTGGCTGATCGGTCATCCTTTTCAAAAAGACCTCTCCCAAGCTTTGGACCGTGACGTGCGCATGAGCAATGATGCCAATTGCTTTGCCCTTTCAGAAGCAACCGATGGGGCGGCGCAAGATTATAAGAATGTCTTTGGGGTCATCCTTGGCACAGGCACAGACGGGGGCCTTGTTGTTAATAAACAGGTCATTGACGGCATCAACGGTGTGACGGGTGAATGGGGGCATAATTCCCTACCTTGGCCCCAAGCTGGTGAGTTGCCCGGTGAGGATTGTTATTGTGGGCTTCAGGGCTGCATTGAAACTTTCATAAGCGGCCCTGCGTTAGAGCGCACCTTTAAAAATATCTGCGGCACTGCCATTGAGGCCAAGGATATTTCAAGCCTGCCCCATGATATTAGCGAGCCTGTCTTTCATGTTTATGAAGACCGCCTTGCCCGCGCACTTGCCAGTATCATCAATGTTTTTGACCCTGATGCCATTGTATTGGGCGGGGGGCTTTCAAATATTGATCGCTGGTATGAAACTGTTCCCAAAATCTGGCAAAAATGGGTCTTTGGCAATGAATGTGACACCCAACTTTTAAAAGCAACCCATGGGGATGCAAGCGGGGTTCGCGGGGCAGCTTGGCTCTGGCCTGAAGAAGATTAA